CCAGAAGTAGAAGGGTTGTCTCTTCCCATGTTTGGCCACCTGGTTGGTGGGGTGGattgttttccttcctgctgtttGGGGTGTCACCCTATTTTCATCTGACTGACCGATTGCTGCATTGCAGGAAAAACAGCGCTGTTGCATGCCCTGGCCAGCAGTGACGGTGTCCAGATCCACAACACCGAGAGCATCCATCTCCTGTTGGAAGGAGGTGAGGGCAACCTTCTCCCCTCTCTGCACACAATCTCTCCAGGCCTAGCGCTGGCTGATTCTTTGTACAGCACTGGGCactgccctcccaacttctttaTGTTCCCACTTCCGCAAGAGTAAAGCCCAGCAGTGCCAGAGTTAGCGCTGTCCTGGCCTCATTGCCTGCAACGCCAGTTACATTCTTTGTCCCTTCCTCCAGGTGCAGATGTCAGGGCCACCACCAAAGATGGTGACACTGTCTTCACCTACGTTATCTTCCTGCTGGGAGAAATGGTGTGCAGCAGCACTGAGGAGGCACAGGTGATCAATCGCTTCTGCTTTCGTGTCACACAGCTGCTGCTGGCCCATGGTGCCAACCCCAGTGAGTGCCCGGCCCCTGAGTCCCTCACCCACCTCTGCTTCAAAAGCTTCAAACGCCACTTCCCACTGCTGCGTTTCTTGCTGGAGTCAGGTGCTGCCTACAACTGCTCCCTCCATGGGCCCTCGTGCTGGTCAGGCTTCCACATCGTCTTCGAGTGCCTCTGCTCACACCTCAGCATCTCTGAAGATGACAGCTTCTCTACAGACCTCATCCAGAAGGGTCAGACTCTGCTGGAGCTCATGATGGCCAGTTCACAAGCCATCCAGCTGCCCAGCAACTTTGAGGTCAACACCAGCAGCTGTAGGTACCACGGGGAGAAGATCAGGACTCTCTTCTGCTCTCTGAAGCAGCTGGAGCGCTCCCCACAGGCATTAAAACATCTCTGCAGGGTGTTTATTCGGCAGCGCCTTAAACCGTGGCCAGTAGATGTTAAAATCAAGGCTCTACCTCTTCCAGACAGGCTGAAGTGGTACCTCCTCATTGACCACGCTGCTGCTGGGCACGAGGACCTCTGAGCCTGACTAATGCCTCTCCATGTCCTCCCTCCGCAGTTGTGGTGCGCCTACAGCCACCATATCTCTGCTCTGGGCCAGTTTTCTCTGCTGCAAGAGGTGTTGCTGTCCACATGCCCACGGCTTGGCCAGTGCTGCCCACAGTGTCCCTCTCTGCCGTGTTTTGGGGGGTATACTTTTTTGGGCACGATGCCACGTGCATGTCTGTGGAGGCCTCGTTGCTCTGGGGCACGTTgtggggaggcaggcagagccctgtGGCTCCCTGGGGGTGAAGAAAGCCCCTGGACATTGGGGACCCGGATACTTGGGCAGAGGGCTGGTTTGTGTGGATTTTAGGAAAAGTCCTggcaggctgtggggcagctgGAGTGGTGTGACTGGACAGGCAGCTTGTCCCTTCTCTTTGCAGCCCTGCCAGGTCTGGGGTGGGTGAAGCAGTGCCTTAGGCGACCGGCAGAGTTGTGAGATGCCTTGGGGTGCTGGGAGGTGTTACCTGTGCTAGGAGAGTGCTGGCATCAGTATCCTGGTTTCCTGGCTCTTGTCGTGGTGGGAGCAGCCGTGGTGGAGGCAGGTCCAGCATCTCCCTGTGGATGTGGATGCCTTCCTCGCTCACCCGAGCTTCTGAAACCAGGGGCGAGGGTGAAGGaaagcagggctggcagcggTGGCTGGCTGCTCTGCACCCTCTGAGTTTCTGCTGGGAGAACCCCATCCTCCCGGCACGGAGGACTGTCCAAGGACATCTCAGAGGCGCTGGGCTCTAAAACAGACAAATGGATGTTTctcagctttgtggtgctttccCTGTGCAAGGATGAGGAACAGGCAGTTAACTCTGCTGAGAGCCTTGTGCCTCTCTCCCTGTTCCTTTGCTCTTTCCCTTGCTGACTGTTCCCAGGACCTTGGTCTCCAGTGCCTCCTTCCCAGGAACAAGAAGTTGCAGCAGGACTCgggatttttctttccaagctgcTACTGGAAGCTCCAAACTCTGGAGGTCCCGTGTCCCAGCCTTGCCACAGCTGTCTGTCTCCCCTTCTAGGCATCTGCTTCCTCGTGACATGCCAAAGACTGGCTACAGAGCTGAGCCCCccgtgtttttgttgttttggtttttgtttgtcgTGGGAAACAGATGCAGAAGAggatgaaaagaggaaaaaaaaaacctattctgAGTAGGTACAGTTTATAGCAGGTGGATCTGGGATCCACTGGCAGTTTAGCTGCAGAAGGGTTGTCTCCCCCCGTTGCCTTCCTGGCAGCATCTGAGTTTTACCTTCTCCCACCCTGTGGAACTGGAGCTATACATCTTGATGAactgatgtttaaaaataataataatgatgtgaTCAAATATTCCCCTGGTGTCTGGAATGGGAAATGAGCAATTAAATGAGGCCTTTTGTAATAATGACAAGGGGCTTGTTTCTTCTGCAGGAGAGATGGGGTGGAGGAGACGGCTCTGCAGGGATGGGTGGAATCACGTGTGAGCTTGGCTGGAGGGACGGGCTGCAGTTGGGGTCTGCCTCTTGGCTCACCCACCTGGCAAACAGTCGTGCCAGTGTTGGCCAAGTCCTTTTGGGTTAGGTTGGCACAAGCCAGTGGCCAGAGTTGGGCAAAAATGACATGGTTATGGCCAAGGAGGAGATGGGAGTGTTCAAAGCCGGGTGATGGTGTGGGGTGTTGGGAGAGCAGCTGTAGTGTCGCAGCGTTCGAGCAGGAGGTGCTGGGCATCATGTGAGTCTGTGGtaatgggctggggggggtccggGGCAGTTCAGAGCAGGTTCCCCATTAATGCCCAGAGCACACCAGCTCTCTCCCAGGGTTGCAGGGCTTTGTCTGAGTTACCCCTATCCCTGGAGGAGGATGTGGGGGACCTGGGATTGCATCCACCTCCCTTTTTTCTGCACGTGTGGGAGATCGGCTCCTGGGTTTAAAGGAGAGGCCTGCATGAAGCCCCAGAACCTGGTGTTGCCTCCCCAACCCACCCCAGAGAAATGGCAGAGATTTCTCCCATTTGCCTTGCCCAGCTTGTtgctgtgaacagcagcaagttCAAGAGCGGGCAAGGGCCAAACACCCAAGCAAGGAAGGGAGCCCAGACCCTCATAGAGGTGCTCTGAGCTCCTGCTCACTAACAGGAGCCGTGTGCGACTGTGGTCAGCAACCTGCTGGTGCCCGCAGAGCAGGCCTCTTGCTCCTGTACAGAGCCCCCAAAGGTGGCATCAAGCCAACGCTGCATCCGACAAAGCCCACGTGCGGAAGTGCAACAGCAGGAAAATGTATTTGGCAAACACCTCTTTTCACAAACAGCAGCAACTTGGAAGACAAAGCCCCATCCTTGCCACCAGCCCCGGAGAGAGGGAGTCGTGACACCCTCGCTGCCGTCCGCCACCCCGCAGTGAAGGCACGGTCCTCACCCCTCCCGGCCCTGGCAGGAACCACCGTGCTGGCCCATGCTCTGAGCTGGCCCTGGAGAGACCTTCTCCCACTGCCGGCCGCCCTCATCTCATGGCGAAGGTGTAGACGTGGTAGATCTCATCAGGGAAGTTCTCCTGGCGCTCCTCAGCCAGGAGGTGCAGCCCAGCTCGGCGGATGATCTTACGGACCACGTCCAGGTCCCGGCAGACGCTGCTGTCCACATCGTCCATGATCACGCCCTCCTGAGCCATGTTGTCCTTGATGACCACGATGCCGTTGGGCCGCAGGCCAGCACGGCAACGCTTCAGGAAGTCGGAGAGGTGGTTGTCGGTGAGATGTCCtggaggggcagagcagggggggTTAGAGGGCATGGGGTGACGCGcacaggaggaggggaggaggctgggaggTTGCCGTTGGGATCCAGGCAGCCAAATACTGGAGGCGTTTGCAGGTGAAAGCTTTAGTTTGGAGGTTTCCAACTTGTGTCCCACAGGCTCTATCCAACTCTATCCAACCCACACCTCTGCCCTGGTCTCCAAGGGCTTGGGGGAAAAGACCCCACAGTGCAATGCCCTTGTAGTGCCCACGGAGGGCAGGTCCCCAACTCGGCCTCCCACCCGTGCTGTGATGCTCATCTTTAATGCAGACCTCAAGCTCTCCTGCCCAAAGCTCTCCCCAGCGCATGGGGCACCTGCCCCTTGGGGGAAGCTGGATGGAGGACAGGCTGGTGAGACCCCGCAAGCAAAGCAACCCTCACCAATGACCCACTGGATCCAGATGACGTCATAGGAGTTTGGCTCGGGGCTGAAGTCCTGGAGGCCGCAGCAGAAGTAGTTGCGCACCCgcctgccctcctctcccaggTAGCTCTTGGCCTTGGTGAGGAAGTCCTCCGTCACGTCCACCATGTCCACCGTCTTGaagaggggcagcagcagccgcttGGTGATCCGGCCAATGCCCGCCCCGCAGTCCAGAGCACGGGTTGTCCCTGTCCGGTTGGGGCCATCCTGGAACAACAACCATGAGGGGCTGAATCCACTGTGAGCTACCCACAGAGGAGAAATGGGGCAACCATGTGGACAAGACTGGGGTATGGGGGACCCACAGAGGAGAAATGGGGCAACGATGTGGACAAGACTGGGGTATGGGGGACCCACTGCAGGGCAAAGCTTTCCCAGCACACACGCAACAGAGGATCCCATGGAGCAACTCggaaggaagagcccagctctgtgctgggagAAGGATGGGCCTTTGGGAGCATGACAGACCGTGCCACCTACCCGCAGAAACCTCTGCAGGAACTTCCTGGAGCTGTTGATATCGATGCTGGAGATGTGGCCATAGCCCCCCAGCATGCCGTCCACCGTGGCAGGCACATCCTTCCAGTACTTCTCTGCTTTGGAGTAAAACTCAAACTCATTCTCCACCACCTCGCTTGTCATGCTGGTTGAGGGGCACGTGCCCGCGCAGGACTCGCTGCTCCTCCAAGACAGGGGAGAAACCACCAGTCAGGTCTGAAAGAGCCGCAGGTGCCAAGTCCCCCCCCAACCGGGGAGGCAGGCGTCAGCTCTGTGAGTACCCCAATTTCTATTTATcaccctttccccctccccaggactATTTCAAACCCTAAAAACCTTCAGCTGAGAGCAAGAAGGAACAAAGATCTAAATTCTGGTATTTTCTGGAGACCAACAAGCCCCAAATCCCTTCTTGGGCAGAGATGCCTCAGCCAGACCAGGCATCCCGGAGCCTTGCTCAGCAATACAcccaattatatttttattttttttaagactgaccCACCCTTTTCACCTACTCTGCCACTTCTTCCCCTGTCTTAACGTTTTACAGATTACATGTTTATCTGTGGCGACAGCCCCATCAATCACCTCCAATTACATCTGGAGTTGCTAAAAGTTATCCTAAGCACCTACCTGAGGATTGTAAATCTCAGCCGTGACCATAAGTTAGATATTTGCAATATAATAAAGTCAAGGTATAATCAGCAATACAAGCTATAAATCCCCCCCAGACATCTCATAATTCAAGCCACTGTGGATTTGATTAACTGCGCTGGGGATTAGAAACTAGATTTAAGGTGGCCGAAGGGTAAATTCAAGGACTTCAAACACctttacaaataaagaaatatatagtGTTCGTGGCTTGAATTTGCTGGCAAGTATCCCATTAGACACAAAACCTTTTCTATGGCAGCTTAGGCAGTTTCGGTAGCCCCACGTGGCCTTGAACAGCCCAGGGATGGAGCAAGGGGACGCAGCGTCTCACCTTACAGATCACCGGTTGAAATCCAGTTTGGCTCAGTGAGGCCGGGAGCCGGTCTGCGCTGTGATCTAGGAGAAGAAAAGACAGGATTTTAGTCCCAAATCACTCCTCTGGTCCCGCAAGCATGCAACAAGGCCTACCGCAGCCCCAGGGAGCTGGAGGTAAGAGCTGCACCAACCCTGCAGGCACCCTCCCGGGGCGGTTGGGGGGCTGGAGCTGGTGCTGCCCCATAGCTCAGAAGAGTCGAGGCTGAGCCACGGGGGCAGCCAGTGCGTGGAGGGGTTTGGCCCCGCTTTTAAGCAATGCTGCTGGCTGATCTCATGGGTTGGGACCCTGATTTGCCCTCCTGGCAGTGACACCCTTTCCTTGCCCCCAGGTTCGGCTGGGTGACCCCCTGGTGATGTTTTTCAAGGTGTCACGGGACACCGGCACAGGTTGAGAGCACCCAGCAGGACGACCCTACCCACCAGTGTGGACCCCAGTACCGGCATCTCCCTGCTGCCCTGAAAGGCCCCAAAACGTGGCAGCTCCCCAGCTGACGTGGGGGCAGGTGAAGGCAGGCGCCTGCCCCGCAGCCCCACTGCTGAGAGAAGGTCACACCGGCCCTCCCCTCTttcggggggggtgtgtgggggtcaCCCCAGTGTGGGGCCCATTCCCCAATCCCTGGGACTGTTTGAAGGCTGGGGGGCGGCAGGGAAAGGGGGTGCGTGGGAGGAGGGTTCCCCAGGACGAGCCGGGGAGGGGTGTGCCGCCACGGGGGGCAGTGGGGTCCCATcccgggggctgggggtgggtgggggggggtgcccGTGGGGGTGCGAGGGGACGGTTTCTGGTTCAAGGCCTAAACCAACCATTTCCCCGGCACCCCCATCGCGgctggggaaacccccccccaccccgcgctcCGGGGCTGCGGTGTGGGGAGCCCCGCAGGCCTCcgggctgcagccctgcccgccgcgggggggggggggcggatccGGCCCCGGCAGTTCtcccggcccccccacccccccgctgcGGGTACGGGGCGGCGGagcggccccgggggcggggggcccGGTCCCGCCCGCTCCCTCAGGCCGGGCGGCCGCGAcccccggcctccccccccgGTTACCTCAGCCGGCGGCCGcgctctgccccccacccccccctcccgcccccgccgtGACGGGCGGCCGCGGGCACCAACCAGGCGGCGGCGCTCTGGGTGACGTCAGTGTGAGGTCACCTCGGGGGCGGGCCCTCTCCCGCTCTCCATCCGGCTGTCCGCGGGGGggcgcccgggggggggggtccgctgTGGGGCGGACTGGGACGAACTGGGACAAACTGGGGAGAAGCGCGGCGCGGTGCAGGGCGGCAGGAGGGCCCCGTCTCGCCGCGGTGCGGGGctcggcgcccccccccccctccccacgtGTGCCCGCACCGTGTCACGGTGCGGCCGCGGAGCCGCCCGCGGGCTCCGGCGGGGCCCCGCCACGGCCCTCCGCCTGGCACCGTGGGGCGGTCAGGAGCCCGGCGGCGGTGGCGCCGGGATGGCGGGGcccggggcagggcggcggggtCGGGGTGAGCAGGACAAGGCAGAcgagggggtgtcggggtcgggCTGTGCTCGCTtgcccccccggcccggccctggctgctgctgcccggTCCGTATCCCGTCGTTGTCCTCGTCCCGGTGCCGGTCCCGTCCCGCCGCGGCCGCGCGGGGGCGCTGTTGTCCCGCCGttgcgccgccgccgcgggaagTTCGCTGCgttcggcggggggggggggcggcgggaacCGGCGTGGGGGGAGAGCCGGAGCCGGCCCCGCACGTACCCCTGCGCCCACCCCGGCACTGACACCCCGCCCGCCCTGCACCCCGCACCGGgcacctacccccccccccccccgcccccggcactgACCCCTCACTTATCCATTGCCCACCCTGCGCCCCGGGGAAGGGGGAGGCGGGGGGCACCGGTCCCGCGGCTCCCAGGCGCTGGTTCCGATTCTCCCGTGTCCCGCCCGGCTCCGTCCTGCCGCGCCAACATGGGGAGCTGAGGCCTGACGGGCTCATCACAGCTGTGACCCTCTCCGCATTGCCCGGGGTGCGGCTGAGACCGTCCCCTTTGGGGCAGCCgcccccctcccgccctcccctGTGATGGTCTCCGGTGGAGGAGCAACAGCCCACCCCGTTGTGTCCCGTCTGTACCCCCAACCCAGCCGGACAGGGGGTTGACCCCCCCCCCGACTCCCGTGGATGGGGACCTGCGACGCCCGAGGCCTTCGGAAAGGGATCGCTGTGGGGACAAGTGACAAAACTGGGTTGGCTGCAGCCATGTCCCTGGGGAAAGGAGGCCGGTGTGGATTCTCTGCTGTCTAACACAGGGTGAgtccttccctcagcagggcacCGGCCCCTCCCTCACCTTCCCCCAGACCCGGACTCGCACAAAACCTGTCCGAATAAAAATCTGCTTGAAATCACCCAAAGCGGTCAGAAGGTAGCAGCAACAGGGACAACGCTGCACGGGCACAGGGGAAGCAGGGGTCCGTTCCCACCCAGCCAGCACCCGCTTATACCCCAAAATGCCCTAATGGCCCCAGCACGGATTTGCTGTCCCCAAAACAGAGCTGCTCACCCCACGGCCATCCAAAAATCCATCGCACAAGCAGGATGCGGCCTCAGTGTCAGAGCCCCTCGCCATCCTTCCACAGTGCCTCTGCGGAAAGCAAAGGGAGACCCCACCTTTGGACAAGCAGCTGTCACTCTGGGACAGATTTTGGGCACCCAGGTGCCCCAAGTCCCTGTGAAAAGACCCAAGCGCACCGGGGACGGCAGCGACCCAAGGCGAAGGCTGATGGCAGGGGCCGGGAACACACGTTTAGTCGGCTGCGGAGTTGGGGATGCAGCGAGAGCATCTCTGAGCGCAGAAAGCACTGCTTTTACCCCCTTTTGCTTTCCAGATTTTAAGGAAATGAGATTATCTGTCACTGGGGAGGGGACACTGAGCACAGGGCAGCAGTGCCTGGCTGCTCCCGGGATGGGGTGGTATTTGGGGAGGTGCATGGGGGTGAGCGTCTCCCAGGCACAGGCACCTGAATGACCAAACCCCACCAGTGGCCGTTGCATTGCTCTGGTTGCCACCAGCATTTTCAAGCAGGCCATGGGCATCCGCGTCCCATCCATGCCACCTACTTCCCATGGGAGCGTGCGCTATTTGCTCCCCCTGCTTCtccaaaaaagacatttttctccttttttttcaccATACTGCACTGGGGTTCCTGAACATCATTTCCACTAAGCTCCAGCCACCCCCTCCATCTTTCCCTGCTGCCGAGGCCCTTTGCAGTGGCAGGAAGGGGACGGTTCTTCTGTCCTGtcccgtcccatcccgtccctggggctgggggtccACGTCAGCCCCTCAGGTTACAATGAAACCTGCAGCAGTTGCCTTGAACCGGGGACCAATCTTGCTTGCAAATGTTCCCTTcgattttatattattattattaaggcAACAGAGTGTGGCTGAaaattaagagaggaaaaagaaatcgGTTGAGCGTCGTGCCTCAGCTCACCACACTcctgagcccagcaaagggctgGGGACAAAGGTGCCACCACCGAGGACACCCTAGTGAGTCCCACTCTCTGCCGGAGAAGGGTCCAGCCTTGGGGCCAGTTTGTGCAAAGCCAAGTCTGCAAAAAcgtggcagcagcaacagctccagccACGCCGCAGAGCCACCCGCTCCCCTCCTCGGCTCAGCTGCCTCCCCGTGGTCGCTGCTGCCGGGAAATGCTTTTCCTCTGACCAGTTTCAATCTTGTCACTTGGTAATTCCTTCTGCGACGAGACAGAAAACACCCCCCAGACCCTCTTCTCCAGCCCATTTGTTTCCCTGCACACTCTCCTCCTGCTCCCGCTCACTCGCCGCCTTTCAAGGTAATCACCGGCGCTGCAATTGCTCTtcaggaatactttttttttcttttccccaggtgCTTAATCACCCTTATTACCCTTTTCTGATtaattaattctaattaattttGCACTATCATTTTTGAGAAGAGGTGACCAGGACAGCGCATGTTGTTGCAGGTGATTTGCAAGGCAGGTCCTGCAGCGCCGGCACAGCCCTTCTCTCGGCAGCGTTTAACCCAGGTCCGGGTGGGCACCTGCTGCCCCGTTTGCTGCCATTAATGGCAATTAATAGAGCAACGAAGCACTCCGAGGCCCTGGGATGAACCCCGAGGTACTTTGCTGGGACCCACACGGGATGTTCCCACCTCTTTTGCTCTGCCGAGGCAGTGGGGTTTGACCCCGGCCAAACCTGCCCCTCCGTCCACGTTtgcccagctccttcagccaTCTCCGCTGTGCCATGGCAAAGACTTGGGAAGTCGGAATAAATCAGGTCAGGGCTTCTCCCCACTCACCAAGAGCAGCCAAGACACTCAGAGGGGTGGCAGAGACACGAGTCCCTTCGCGCCAGCCATGCTCCATCATCTCTCATCTGCCAGCACTGGTGCCAGCCCTTCGCCGGGTAGCGGTGTCACCTCCGCGTCACCCTGGGGCCTTCAAAGCTGAAACCCAACATGGTTTGGGTGATCCTGcccttaaaataaatacagatgcCTGGGGGACAGAGGTCATCCACACCTCGGCCCCAGTGCCCGGCAAGGAGAGGGGATATGGGCTGGGAGGCTGCAGCCACACTTGTGCCCAGGAGGCTTGTCAGGGCTTCCCATGTCCCCGTCACCGGCCACTGGTCGCTGTCCCCAAATGGAGCTGGTTGGGCACTTCTGCTGGCCCAGTGGCTACCCAGTGTGGCTTGGGGCTGGGACCGTCCATCCCACCTCACTCCCTCAGCCACTGGCTCTCGCTGGGAGGCTGAAGCATCGCCATCAACACTGCTGAAACCCCCCCAGCAGCCCAAAATATCTAAAATGTGTTTATTATATGTAGTGTAATATATGTGATATACTATAACTGTATGCTATACACTAGGTAATAGATAATAGATATtgagtgtatatatataaaaattctaTGCACTATGTATAATATTGTGAGTATAACTGTGTATAagtgtgtgtttatatacacatatacagtGTAAATGGACCATTAATgcctatatatatacatacatgtacgTATACAGCATACCATATAcagcatacatatatacacatatatttacaCAACAGATAGACAGAGGTATATGGATATATGCACATggacatatgcatatatatgcacatgcacaaacatatatataaaacccatatttttatatatgtatgtatggtGTACATGGTAtggtggggggaagagggagagaaagagtaCATAcgtacatgtgtatgtgtgtgtagtGCACAGTgaagctgtcctggctctgtggCCAGTGCGGGacagcaaggaggaagaggaggaagaggagggagacaCGGAGGAAAGCGCACggcagggagaaagagggagaataCAAACTGCTCTGAGTTACAAAAGCTCCCCTCTTTGATTAATTGTACTTTCTGGTTGATAAATGTTACTCATGAGTATAAAATATGCAAAGCACTTAGCAAGTTCACACTGTTTAAAGAACTCAACTAACTAAATTAAAATTCGATGATATGAACGGAGCTGCTGAAGAGCAGCG
The Harpia harpyja isolate bHarHar1 chromosome 19, bHarHar1 primary haplotype, whole genome shotgun sequence DNA segment above includes these coding regions:
- the ASB6 gene encoding ankyrin repeat and SOCS box protein 6 isoform X1; this translates as MPFLHGFRRIIFEYQPLVDEILGLLAIQDAEQQSTLESPACLGNDRSQLSAVRRVLERETHSPFYQEGVSYALLKVTELGLVPAAEILLEFGADLSFEDPVTYYTPLHIAVLRNQPDMVELLVHHGADINRRDRIHESSPLDLASEEPERLPCLQRLLQLGADVNAADKNGKTALLHALASSDGVQIHNTESIHLLLEGGADVRATTKDGDTVFTYVIFLLGEMVCSSTEEAQVINRFCFRVTQLLLAHGANPSECPAPESLTHLCFKSFKRHFPLLRFLLESGAAYNCSLHGPSCWSGFHIVFECLCSHLSISEDDSFSTDLIQKGQTLLELMMASSQAIQLPSNFEVNTSSCRYHGEKIRTLFCSLKQLERSPQALKHLCRVFIRQRLKPWPVDVKIKALPLPDRLKWYLLIDHAAAGHEDL
- the NTMT1 gene encoding N-terminal Xaa-Pro-Lys N-methyltransferase 1, with product MTSEVVENEFEFYSKAEKYWKDVPATVDGMLGGYGHISSIDINSSRKFLQRFLRDGPNRTGTTRALDCGAGIGRITKRLLLPLFKTVDMVDVTEDFLTKAKSYLGEEGRRVRNYFCCGLQDFSPEPNSYDVIWIQWVIGHLTDNHLSDFLKRCRAGLRPNGIVVIKDNMAQEGVIMDDVDSSVCRDLDVVRKIIRRAGLHLLAEERQENFPDEIYHVYTFAMR
- the ASB6 gene encoding ankyrin repeat and SOCS box protein 6 isoform X2, translated to MPFLHGFRRIIFEYQPLVDEILGLLAIQDAEQQSTLESPACLGNDRSQLSAVRRVLERETHSPFYQEGVSYALLKVTELGLVPAAEILLEFGADLSFEDPVTYYTPLHIAVLRNQPDMVELLVHHGADINRRDRIHESSPLDLASEEPERLPCLQRLLQLGADVNAADKNGKTALLHALASSDGVQIHNTESIHLLLEGGADVRATTKDGDTVFTYVIFLLGEMVCSSTEEAQVINRFCFRVTQLLLAHGANPSAAYNCSLHGPSCWSGFHIVFECLCSHLSISEDDSFSTDLIQKGQTLLELMMASSQAIQLPSNFEVNTSSCRYHGEKIRTLFCSLKQLERSPQALKHLCRVFIRQRLKPWPVDVKIKALPLPDRLKWYLLIDHAAAGHEDL